One Aegilops tauschii subsp. strangulata cultivar AL8/78 chromosome 7, Aet v6.0, whole genome shotgun sequence genomic window carries:
- the LOC109736359 gene encoding uncharacterized protein has protein sequence MAPPSSPKDKFYEKVINLYLPEVMKHPQAIEMREGVLHIQDVQGPKKTGSVEARLEVVEQEIFKCQGMVEHGLSINHSMIIEFTHDHKLDGQSMKDIVFNFNQ, from the coding sequence ATGGCTCCACCAAGCTCTCCGAAGGACAAGTTCTATGAGAAGGTCATCAACCTCTACCTACCGGAGGTGATGAAGCACCCTCaagccattgagatgcgtgagggggtgctccACATCCAGGATGTTCAAGGGCCCAAGAAGACGGGAAGCGTGGAGGCCAGGCTCGAGGTGGTGGAGCAGGAGAtcttcaagtgccaagggatggtggaacatGGACTTAGTATCAACCACTCCATGATCATAGAATTCACCCATGACCACAAGCTAGATGGACAGTctatgaaggacatcgtcttcaacTTCAACCAATGA